Proteins from a genomic interval of Hoplias malabaricus isolate fHopMal1 chromosome 13, fHopMal1.hap1, whole genome shotgun sequence:
- the LOC136665402 gene encoding uncharacterized protein encodes MEEPDVSHLSKHNLSIEKSSVICKLFGPLSLGLVAGGCMGAMSAEMANFLKDAAQHQTELTMNISQLYPFATSSYVTYVSLLGSALASVVGIMCGHRLYNVLKRQSWGESSEKAVALAAAVAVLVVAVTGAAVGAVLELLFTKLIFKAFSIDSGLTFISCHTLVSILISFLLHALSSSFCGCISITMSFMMSLLMYSERIITILFFATGAVIFLDVGTLLPIIPPVILLSLIQKFQLCKTSIRIPTVMFLTFLIARSYFYDKDQLVPLLDSGEITALLVLERFFVIVFGIQIFQASCGAMLFSYSVKGGEFEVHITAVAATFVVLTLLLYLSPMLGTGASFGGLLAASGGAGAALNAAGGLGEGYGGCVGRAGAVVGAAVGAFLPLVTQNVKFGSVVALCAAAIPVTPCIMLCSSNFYIFLCIALSVLWFMVLIGFITTLSVISMLSILAFMYIYFDIIIVLLLFTSFVLFSEHYL; translated from the exons ATGGAGGAACCTGATGTGTCACATTTATCTAAACATAATTT ATCTATAGAGAAGTCTTCTGTCATCTGCA AGCTGTTTGGGCCCCTGTCCCTGGGCCTGGTGGCTGGAGGATGCATGGGAGCCATGTCTGCAGAGATGGCCAACTTCTTAAAAGACGCTGCACAGCACCAGACAGAGCTCACCATGAACATTTCACAGCTTTATCCATTTGCGACCTCTTCATACGTCACCTACGTGTCTTTACTGGGCTCCGCATTGGCATCAGTAGTGGGAATAATGTGTGGACACCGACTTTATAATGTGCTCAAAAGACAGAGCTGGGGAGAGTCATCAGAAAAGGCTGTAGCTCTGGCTGCGGCTGTGGCTGTGCTCGTAGTAGCAGTGACCGGAGCGGCAGTAGGAGCTGTTTTGGAATTACTGTTTACCAAATtgatttttaaagctttttccATAGATTCTGGTTTAACCTTCATTTCCTGCCACACATTGGTCAGCATCCTCATATCCTTTTTACTTCATGCTTTGTCAAGCTCCTTCTGTGGCTGTATCAGTATTACTATGTCATTTATGATGAGTTTGTTGATGTATTCCGAACGCATAATAACCATATTGTTTTTTGCCACAGGAGCCGTTATTTTTCTCGACGTGGGGACCTTGTTACCAATTATTCCTCCAGTTATTCTGCTTTCTCTGATTCAGAAATTCCAACTCTGTAAGACATCTATAAGGATCCCAACGGTTATGTTTCTAACATTTCTCATAGCCAGGAGCTACTTCTACGACAAAGACCAGCTCGTGCCTTTATTAGACTCGGGCGAAATCACTGCTCTGCTAGTGCTGGAGCGCTTCTTTGTCATTGTGTTTGGCATTCAGATCTTTCAGGCTTCGTGTGGGGCCATGCTTTTCTCGTATTCTGTCAAAGGTGGTGAATTTGAAGTGCACATAACTGCAGTAGCTGCGACTTTTGTTGTGCTTACATTATTACTGTACCTCTCTCCCATGCTGGGCACTGGGGCATCGTTTGGGGGTCTGCTGGCTGCatctggaggagctggagcagcTCTAAATGCAGCCGGCGGTCTGGGTGAGGGATATGGAGGATGTGTAGGAAGAGCAGGAGCGGTTGTAGGAGCTGCAGTCGGCGCTTTCCTGCCATTAGTGACACAGAACGTAAAATTTGGGAGTGTGGTGGctctctgtgctgctgctatCCCAGTGACCCCTTGCATAATGTTATGTTCGAGCAACTTTTATATCTTTCTGTGCATAGCATTGTCCGTGCTGTGGTTCATGGTGCTGATTGGTTTTATCACCACACTTAGTGTTATTTCTATGTTATCCATCCTGGCCTTCATGTACATATACTTTGACATCATTATTGTTTTACTTCTATTTACCTCCTTCGTCCTCTTCTCTGAACACTATCTGTGA
- the ramp2 gene encoding receptor activity-modifying protein 2 produces the protein MELPKPSPVSIPVLRPPLWVVCMVLMVSGLHGLIPNGQKDSVVRTTPFVPPGVQTTPLTTTSGSVEESVPPSSSEVSSFPCGNKTCELYCGFCKDTNKSRNDCYEMFVTEFCLHSFETAMTAMNRSDWCVWDKVKSPYNKMTLCTEETADCLLFPWPNKLVETTFVEIHTTFFQECPTESLSDPPPNVVFALVMTPICLIPAMVVLVVLKTKNGDRSS, from the exons ATGGAGCTCCCTAAGCCCTCACCCGTCTCCATACCAGTGTTGAGACCCCCTCTCTGGG TGGTCTGTATGGTCTTGATGGTCAGTGGACTGCATGGCCTCATTCCTAACGGACAGAAGGACAGTGTG gTCAGGACAACTCCCTTCGTCCCCCCAGGGGTCCAGACCACACCGTTAACCACAACAA GTGGCAGCGTTGAAGAGTCCGTTCCTC CTAGCAGCAGTGAAGTGTCATCATTTC CTTGTGGGAATAAAACTTGTGAGCTCTACTGTGGCTTTTGCAAGGACACTAACAAATCAAGGAACGATTGTTATGAAATGTTCGTCACTGAATTTTGTCTCCATTCATTTGAAACTGCAATGACAGCTATGAACCGCTCTGACTGGTGTGTGTGGGACAAAGTGAAAAG TCCCTACAACAAAATGACCTTGTGTACAGAGGAAACAGCAGACTGCCTGCTTTTTCCCTGGCCCAACAAACTGGTGGAGACAACATTTGTGGAAATACACACCACATTCTTCCAGGAATGCCCCACAGAGTCACTAAGTGACCCTCCTCCCAATGTCGTCTTCGCCCTTGTCATGACGCCTATATGCCTCATTCCAGCCATGGTGGTCCTTGTGGTTCTGAAGACGAAAAATGGTGACAGGAGCTCCTAA